CGACACCACCCGCCCAGCTACCGGCGCGAACAGCTTTTCGTTATGGAACAGCTTTTCGTTATGGCCGCTCAGCGCCACCGGCGCGGCCGGCATCACCGTCTGCCCGTCGCGGGGAATGGCGGCTTTTTCCGGGTGCTCCTCAAACCCGAGCACGCAGGTCATCACCGTTGCCGTGGTGAAGGAAATCGCCATGCTGGCCAGCGCGTACAGAAAGGTCGGCCCTACCAGAGCGGGCAGCCCCGGCAGCCCGCTCAGGGCAAAAGCGTAGGTTTTCACGCCGAAGAACATGGCGAACGCGCCGCCGCAGGCGCCGCCAATCAACGCGGCGGCGAACGGACGTTTGAAACGGATATTGACGCCGTACATCGCCGGTTCGGTGATGCCCATCGTGGCGGTCAGGCTGGTGGACAACGCCAGCGATTTGGTTTTCTTGTCACGGGCGCGCAGGAACACGCCGAACGCCGCCCCCGCCTGCCCCATGTTGGCGATGTAGAAGATGATCTTGAACGGATCGAACCCCATCTTGCTGATGTTGTTGATCATGATCGGAATCAGCACATAGTGCATACCAGTGATGATGATCATCGACAGCGTGCCGCCCAGAATCAGCCCGGCGAGAATGCCCATGTTATCCACCAGCCAGACGATGCCGGTAGAGAGGTGGTTGCCGACGAGGATGCCGAGCGGACCGATGGCGATCAACATGACTGGCGCGACGATCAACAGCGTCAGCAGCGGCACGAACATGGTTTTCAGCGCGCCGGGCATGATGCGGTCGATACGGCGCTCCACCCAGGACATCAGCCACACCGCCAGCAGAATCGGGATCACCGACGAGGCGTAGGACACCGGCGACACCGGCAGCCCGAGAAAGGTAATCTCGCCGCCGCCTTGAAACAGCTTCATCAGGGTGGGATGCAGCAGCGTGGCCGCCAGCGCCACCGCCACATACGGATTACAGCCAAACTTGTGGGCGGCGCTGAACGCCAGCACCAGCGGCATGAAGTAAAAAATGCCGTCGCTGATGGCGGACAGGATCAGGTAGGTCTGGTTGGTGTTGGATACCCACTGCAACGCCACCAGTAACGACAGGATCCCTTTGAGGATACCGGCGCCGGCGATGGCCGGGATCACCGGCGAGAAGATACTGGAAAACGCCTCCAGCAGCGCCGAGACAGGGTGGCGCGGCCGCCCGGTTTCCGGGGCGTCGGCGGTCTGGCTCGCCAACCGCGGATACTGCCGTATCAACGCCCGGTAGACATCCGCCACTTCGTTGCCGATGATCACCTGAAACTGTTCGCCGGCGACATTAATACCAATTACCCCGTCTAATGCTTCCAACTGGGCGCGATCGATACGTTGCGCTTCATGCAAATAAAAACGCAGGCGGGTAATACAATGAAAAACCTGTCGGATATTTCCATCTCCGCCGACAAGCGCCACAATTTTCTTTGCAGTCTCCTGATAATTAACTGACATGGCAATTCCTCTTTCCAGAAAGAAATCTTACGATTTCCGCAACAACCGCCCGGTATTTACCGTAGCGCCTTGTTCCTCTGGGGTTTGCCTGCGTCAGCGGACATTGCCTCGTCTCCGGCTAATCGCCGCTGCCAGTAACAAGCCTATTCGGAATGATTTATACCCTTAATGCTTCAAGTTGCAGTCGTGTTGGCTGCGTTCAAATCGGCTCATGCTGATTTGTCCCGCAACTCGAATTATTTTGGGTAAGACGATGAATCATATTATCGATATGAATGGTCAGATAGAGTTTCTCCGAATTGGTCATGGTGTGTTGGTAATTTTTTTTGATAAAGGTATTGATGGCTTCCACACAGCCCAGCGTTTTTTGATAGCGTTGCTGAACCATGGTAAATAAATCGCCGTCGTCATTATCCAGCGAGGTGCCCTCCACCACCCGCTGAGAAAAAAACTTCAGGTGGGTAATGAAGCGGTGATAATTGCCGTTGCTTTCATCCAGCGGCACCTGAAAATAATATTTGACGATATTCTGCACCTGATAAATCAGCTGCGTAATCTGCTTCATATTACCGATATTATCGCCAAGCTCGGCATTGACGATATGCAGCGCAATACTGCATGCCTCATCTTCCGGCAGGTTGATGCCCAGCGTTTGCCGTATCAATGCGAGCGCCTGCTCCGCCACGGCATACTCTTGCTTGTAGAAGTGGCGCACTTCCCAGTGCAGCGGGTTCTGAATCAGGGTGCCGTTACGCTGACACTGTAGGGCAAACGCGAGGTGATCGGCCAGCGTGACATAAATGCCTTCGCTCAGTTTCTGCTGTAATTGCTTTTTCACCGTTTCGACAATATCGCTGGTCAGTTGCAATATTTCCAACGGGACTTCCTGCGCCAGGTCCTTAAAACGGGCGAAAATGGCGTTATCCTGCAAACGGAATATTTTCTCCACTCGCGGCATTTCCACATCCTGCCCGGTTCGGGAATGAAAACCCAATCCGCAGCCGGTCAAGATAAGCTCCTGCCCCTGATTGTCGATCACGCTGACCACATTATTATTCAGGACTTGAGTTATCTTCATCGCATCTCTCCTGAAAACAAAAACGGGCAAAACCTAAATACAGCAAACGGCGAAGTCAACCGACTTCATACTGTTGCTGCACTTATGTTTTGCCCGCCGAACGGTAACAAGCCTTATGCAATAATCAGAAACTATCACCCGCTATTTTGAGCGTCAATCGCGCCTCTGACAGGTGGAGGAATTTCTTCTTTATTTGTGACAAGGGTATTATTTTCCCGCCTGCCGAAACGCAGGCAAAAAAAAACCTACGCATCCGCGTAGGTTGGTGCAATTTGAATGGTTCAATGTGGAGAACACATCGATTTGTCACCCATCAATACCTCTGGGACTTGTTACTCTAAAGAGAGTCATCCCGAATCACTAGCGCAGAATCGAAAGATAAACGTTCGAAGTGCAACCAACTGTAAAATTCTCGGGTGAGCTGTAATAAAGCCGTGAAAAACCGTGGTTATCGGGTAATTCGGCCGGTTTTTCCCGACCGATGCCGACCGAAATTCAACCGGCGAAAACTGCCGTTCGAGCCGACTATAACGCCAGCCAGATCAGCGCGGCGATACCGCCGAACAACGACCACTTCGCCAGATAGTAAACCGGCTTATTCCAGCTTTTTAGCCGCTTGCCCACTTTTCTGATCGCATAGACATAGCGGAAGATCCGGTTGATTCCGCCGGTGCGATCCGCCTCGGTATTCGGTGCCGCCGCCGCGCTCATCAGATTGCGCCCCACCCAGTGATTCACCGCCTGCGCCCAGCGATAGCGCATCGGCCGTTCGATATCGCAAAACAGGATCAGCCGGTTCTGGCCGCTGGTGTTTTCCGCATAGTGGATATAGGTTTCGTCAAACAGCACACCTTCGCCATCCCGCCAGCTGTAGCGTTCGCCGTCGACCTCGATAAAGCAGCGATCGTCGTTGGGCGTCTTCAGCCCCAGATGGTAACGCAGCGAACCGGCGTACGGGTCGCGGTGGCGCGGCAAACGGCTGCCATCCGGCAGGGTGGCGAACATCGCCGCTTTTACCGACGGCAGCGAACGCAGCAACGCCGTGGTATTGGGGCACATCACACCCGCGGAGGGATGAGCATCCTCATACCATTTCAGGTAGAAGCGCTTCCAGCCGGTCTTGAAGAACGAGTTGAAACCGGCGTCGTTATAGCGATCCGACGCTTTGATTTCCTGCATCGTCAGCAGCATTTCCCCCTCTTCCCGGATCATCTGCCAGTTCTCCTGCAACACCGCCAGTTCAGGGAAATGGCCGGGCTTGAGATACGGCGTCACCGGAACGCGGGAAAACA
The DNA window shown above is from Dickeya dadantii NCPPB 898 and carries:
- the lpxO gene encoding lipid A hydroxylase LpxO; its protein translation is MKYVILMVFILAVAYVHFRGRVRYKFWRQLSDHSTFTAPLNGFMYLFSRVPVTPYLKPGHFPELAVLQENWQMIREEGEMLLTMQEIKASDRYNDAGFNSFFKTGWKRFYLKWYEDAHPSAGVMCPNTTALLRSLPSVKAAMFATLPDGSRLPRHRDPYAGSLRYHLGLKTPNDDRCFIEVDGERYSWRDGEGVLFDETYIHYAENTSGQNRLILFCDIERPMRYRWAQAVNHWVGRNLMSAAAAPNTEADRTGGINRIFRYVYAIRKVGKRLKSWNKPVYYLAKWSLFGGIAALIWLAL
- the licT gene encoding BglG family transcription antiterminator LicT; translated protein: MKITQVLNNNVVSVIDNQGQELILTGCGLGFHSRTGQDVEMPRVEKIFRLQDNAIFARFKDLAQEVPLEILQLTSDIVETVKKQLQQKLSEGIYVTLADHLAFALQCQRNGTLIQNPLHWEVRHFYKQEYAVAEQALALIRQTLGINLPEDEACSIALHIVNAELGDNIGNMKQITQLIYQVQNIVKYYFQVPLDESNGNYHRFITHLKFFSQRVVEGTSLDNDDGDLFTMVQQRYQKTLGCVEAINTFIKKNYQHTMTNSEKLYLTIHIDNMIHRLTQNNSSCGTNQHEPI
- a CDS encoding beta-glucoside-specific PTS transporter subunit IIABC, whose product is MSVNYQETAKKIVALVGGDGNIRQVFHCITRLRFYLHEAQRIDRAQLEALDGVIGINVAGEQFQVIIGNEVADVYRALIRQYPRLASQTADAPETGRPRHPVSALLEAFSSIFSPVIPAIAGAGILKGILSLLVALQWVSNTNQTYLILSAISDGIFYFMPLVLAFSAAHKFGCNPYVAVALAATLLHPTLMKLFQGGGEITFLGLPVSPVSYASSVIPILLAVWLMSWVERRIDRIMPGALKTMFVPLLTLLIVAPVMLIAIGPLGILVGNHLSTGIVWLVDNMGILAGLILGGTLSMIIITGMHYVLIPIMINNISKMGFDPFKIIFYIANMGQAGAAFGVFLRARDKKTKSLALSTSLTATMGITEPAMYGVNIRFKRPFAAALIGGACGGAFAMFFGVKTYAFALSGLPGLPALVGPTFLYALASMAISFTTATVMTCVLGFEEHPEKAAIPRDGQTVMPAAPVALSGHNEKLFHNEKLFAPVAGRVVSLESLSDPVFAGEVFGKGIAIYPESGELLSPVNGRIESIFDTHHALTLKSDTGAEVLIHIGIDTVKLGGRHFIRRAQPGQMVEVGEPLVSFDLPALLAEGIDPSVIVIVTNTECYGEVRPLLNGDVHSRDALMKLTAAAA